The genomic region AAGACGGGGGGTACCAATACCATGAAAATTATTAGGGTTGGTGAATGGAAAACAAGGCAAGGCATTGATACAAATTAAAATATCTGCCACCGGGACAGCATAGATAAATATACGCACAGTTACAGTAAAAAGAATCAAACGTATTCATACAAAATAATCGCTTATACTAATACTTACAGAATTTATTCAGATGATTTAATAATTAAGGAGATCTAAATGGCACTTGTATCATTAAGACAATTACTCGATCATGCGGCAGAAAACAGCTATGGCTTGCCTGCGTTTAATGTCAATAATCTGGAGCAAATCCAGGCAATCATGCAAGCAGCGGATGAATGCAATAGTCCGGTGATCATGCAGGGTTCCGCCGGTGCAAGAAAATATGCCGGCGAAGCATTCTTGCGCCACTTAATTGCTGCTGCAGTAGAAGCTTATCCACATATTCCTATTGTAATGCACCAGGATCACGGCGCGTCTCCATCGGTTTGTGTCAACGCGATCCGCAGTGGGTTCTCGAGTGTAATGATGGATGGCTCTTTACAAGCCGATGCCAAAACACCGTCCACTTATGAATACAATGTCAACGTCACGGCGGATGTTGTTAATATTGCGCATTCAGTCGGTGTTTCCGTGGAAGGCGAGCTGGGTTGCCTAGGCTCACTGGAATCCGGCATGGGTGAAGCGGAAGATGGACACGGTGCAGAGGGTGTTTTATCCCATGATCAATTGCTTACCGACCCTGAAGAAGCCGCCGATTTCGTGCGCAAAACCGGTGTGGATGCATTGGCCATTGCGATTGGAACTTCGCATGGTGCTTATAAGTTTACCCGTAAACCTACAGGCGATATTCTAGCGATTCAACGCATCAAAGAAATCCATGCGCGCATTCCTAATACTCATCTGGTAATGCACGGTTCCAGCTCAGTACCGCAAGACTGGTTGGATATTATTCGTCAGTATGGCGGCGACATCAAAGAAACCTATGGTGTTCCGGTAGAAGAGATCCAAGAAGGCATCAAATATGGTGTGCGTAAGATCAATATCGATACCGATATTCGCCTGGCTATGACTGGCGCAATCCGCCGTAGTTTGGAAAAAGACAAAAGCAATTTTGATCCGCGCAAATTCCTGAAAGAAGCGACTGCTGCCGCTAAGGATATTTGCAAAGCGCGCTTCGAAGCTTTTGGTTGTGCAGGACAAGCAGGAAAAATCAAGCCAGTTTCACTCGAAGATATGGCTAATCGTTATACTAAAGGCGAATTGAACGCCATTATTAAATAATCAACCAAATTAAATTCTATGATCAATCACAAAATTGCATGATTGATCATAGAATTCGGATTAAATAGAGTGCAATATCGCTTCAGTACGAGTTAAATTCTGACTCCGTCAAAGTCCAAAGGATACTGGTTAAATCCTTAGAAGAAATCACTTATTAGTCGCTAAAACATCACCTATATCCCCAGCTTCAACCAATCATCAGATTTCATTTCCTTTTTGAGAGTACTCCACAATTTATTCTCTAAGTAATAGAAGCATTGTCTAAATTAACAGATAACGCTATCCTGATAACGATATTATCATTTTCGTAAAGGGCATCATGACACAAGACGAACAGAAACGTGC from Nitrosomonas ureae harbors:
- the fba gene encoding class II fructose-bisphosphate aldolase (catalyzes the reversible aldol condensation of dihydroxyacetonephosphate and glyceraldehyde 3-phosphate in the Calvin cycle, glycolysis, and/or gluconeogenesis); translated protein: MALVSLRQLLDHAAENSYGLPAFNVNNLEQIQAIMQAADECNSPVIMQGSAGARKYAGEAFLRHLIAAAVEAYPHIPIVMHQDHGASPSVCVNAIRSGFSSVMMDGSLQADAKTPSTYEYNVNVTADVVNIAHSVGVSVEGELGCLGSLESGMGEAEDGHGAEGVLSHDQLLTDPEEAADFVRKTGVDALAIAIGTSHGAYKFTRKPTGDILAIQRIKEIHARIPNTHLVMHGSSSVPQDWLDIIRQYGGDIKETYGVPVEEIQEGIKYGVRKINIDTDIRLAMTGAIRRSLEKDKSNFDPRKFLKEATAAAKDICKARFEAFGCAGQAGKIKPVSLEDMANRYTKGELNAIIK